One Helianthus annuus cultivar XRQ/B chromosome 12, HanXRQr2.0-SUNRISE, whole genome shotgun sequence genomic region harbors:
- the LOC110866845 gene encoding uncharacterized protein LOC110866845 — protein sequence MDGPKIAEYVQRFHDLSRVVPYMVDPEFKRIERFIWGLAPQIMSLVTTSKPATITEAIDLSVSLTEEAIRLNKFSISDQKKKETHVESLGENKRKFSNFKKGTSSTNKKDETNAPAKAKGKGYMGTLPKCDACQLHHNGRCRAGKCESCGRVGHSKETCWVGTGRGGQRGFGNGNNNRGGNGYGNRP from the coding sequence ATGGACGGCCCGAAAATTGCTGAATATGTCCAGAGATTTCACGACCTATCTCGCGTGGTGCCATATATGGTTGATCCAGAATTCAAACGCATCGAGCGGTTTATTTGGGGGTTAGCACCTCAGATTATGAGTTTGGTGACAACGTCGAAGCCTGCCACAATTACTGAGGCTATCGATCTGAGCGTATCACTAACTGAAGAGGCGATCAGGTTAAACAAGTTTTCGATCTCTGAccagaagaagaaggagactcacgttgagtcacTCGGTGAGAACAAACGGAAGTTCTCCAACTTTAAGAAAGGTACCAGCAGTACAAACAAGAAGGATGAGACAAACGCACCGGCCAAGGCCAAAGGAAAGGGGTATATGGGCACCTTGCCCAAATGTGATGCGTGTCAATTGCATCACAATGGACGATGCAGAGCTGGAAAATGTGAATCTTGTGGAAGAGTTGGTCACTCAAAAGAAACATGCTGGGTCGGTACTGGCCGTGGTGGTCAAAGGGGTTTTGGTAATGGAAACAACAATCGTGGTGGAAATGGGTATGGAAACCGCCCGTAA